The following DNA comes from Streptomyces sp. NBC_00690.
GCCACCGAAGGCTGGGACTCCCTTCAGGAGAAGGCCCTCCGATCCTGGCTGCTCGATCGGATCGAGAACCGCGATCACTGGTTCGACGAGAACGACAAGCCAGCACTCATCGCACTCTCCCGGCTCACGGACGCACTCTCTCGCGACGAGGACTTCGTCTCCGTTGCCAAGATCTACGCACCGCGCAAGGAACTACCCGTCGTCGTCGCCGAGCTGATGACCAATGAGCATGTGCCCTTCCTCCCCGCCCTGCGCTACAAGCCCTCCGGGCTGAAGAAGCGCCTGGACTGGGAGGACGTCTGGCACCGCCAGCGGCAGGAGGACGCCGCGACGGACGAGTTGGAGAAGCGGAAGATCCGGGATGCCATCCCCGTGCCGCCGAAGTACACCTCTGCTGACTTCCTGCGGCCTTCCTACTGGAAGGCCCGGGGGAAGCTCGATGTGCCCAAGGAGCGGTTCATCTCCTATGGGCAGACCAACTCCGCGACGCCCGAGCTGTACGGCTGGGCCGGTTGGGATCATCAGGAGCAGGCATATGCGCTCGATGTGTACATCGCCGCAAACGAGGGGCTGACCTCCGAGGAGCTGACGCCGTTCCTCGCCGGGTTGTTGGAGCTTCAGCCGTGGCTTGAGCAGTGGCACGATGAGTTCGACCCGGACTTCGGCGCTTCGCCGGCCGAGTTCTTCCGAGGGGATCGGCAGATGGTGCAGGGGCAGCACGGGCTGACCGATGCCGATCTACGCGCCTGGCGTCCGACCCCCGCCACCCGTGGGCGTCGTACCACCAAGAAGTAGGCCCACCGACGACCACAACGGCCCCCGTGAAGCGCAGGACGCAAGTCCCGCCACGGGGGCCGTTCGCTCGGGCACTCAAGCAGTGTTCAGGCAGGTAGATGCCCGTCCTTGACGGCGGTCACGAAGGACGACCACTCACCCGATGGGAAGACGAGAACAGGACCGCTCGGGTTCTTGCTGTCCCGTACAGGGATGGTGCCATCGAAGCCGTCCGAGACTTCGACGCACGCACCGCCGTCCTGATTGCTGTAGCTGCTCTTGCGCCAGGTTGCGGCGGTCAGATCGATTGATCGCACGGCAGTTCCTCCAACATGCGCAGGACGAATTTCCGCGACTCGGCAGGCGACAGGGCCAGGTCGCGGGTCATATCGTACGCACGTTGCATACGCTCCACTGCGGCGTGATCTTCGATGAGTTCGCCTCCGTAGCCGTTCTCCGTGTACGCCACCGTGCGGGCG
Coding sequences within:
- a CDS encoding DUF397 domain-containing protein, whose product is MRSIDLTAATWRKSSYSNQDGGACVEVSDGFDGTIPVRDSKNPSGPVLVFPSGEWSSFVTAVKDGHLPA